GGGCTCGATCGTGAACACCATGCCGGGCTCGATCACCGCGTCCAGGTACATCTCCCGGCGCGCCTGCGCGCAGTCGTGGACGTCGAGACCGAGGTGGTGGCTCGTGCCGTGCACCATCCAGCGGCGGTGCTGCTGACCCTCGGGGGCGAGCGACTCCGCGGCGGGGACGGGCAGCATGCCCCACTCGTCCAGGCGGGCGGCGATCACCTCCATGGCGGCCGCGTGCACGTCCCGGAACCGGTTGCCGGGCACCGCGACCGCGAACGCCGCGTCGGCCGCGTCGAGCACCGCCTGGTAGACGCGACGCTGCGCCTCGGTGAACGTGCCCGTCACCGGCAGCGTGCGCGTCACGTCCGCGGTGTAGAGCGAGTCGACCTCGACGCCGGCGTCGATGAGGACGAGCTCGCCCTCGCGCACCCGGCCGTCGTTGTCGGTCCAGTGCAGCGTCGTGGCGTGCGCGCCCGCGGCGGCGATCGTCTCGTAGCCCACGTAGTTGCCCTCGACGCGGGCCTGCGACAGGAACGTGCCCTCGATGACGCGCTCGCCGCGCCGGTGCGCCACGGCCTCCGGCAGCCGCCGCACGACCTGCTCGAACCCGGCGACGGTCGCCGCGACGGCCGCGCGGAGCTCGCCGACCTCGTGCTCGTCCTTGACCAGCCGCAGCTCGGACAACGCCTCGACCAGGGCGGCGTCCCGCTCGCCCGCGTCCTCGGCGGCCCGGATCTCCTCGACCACGGCCTCGACGGCCTCGTCGACCTCCGGCACCACCAGCAGCCGGATGCCGTCCGTGCCGACGTCCTTCGCGAGGGCGTCCCGCAGCTCGTCGCTGTGCGCGGTGCGGATGCCCGTGACCGTCTGCATGTCCTCGAGGGTCGGGCGCGGGCCCACCCAGAACTCGCCGTAGCGGGAGTCGGAGAAGAACTCCTCGGTGTCCCGGCCGGCGAGCGGGCGCATGTACAGCACGGCGCGGTGCGTCGACCGGGTGCCGTCGGGCAGCTCGTCGCCCTCGCCGTCCGCGGCGGGGTGCAGCACCAGCACCGCGTCCGGCTCCTGCTCCCCGCCCAGGCCCGTGAGGTGGGCGAAGGCCGAGTGGGGGCGGAACCGGTAGTCGGTGTCGTTGGACCGCACCTTGTACGCGCCGGCCGGCACCACGAGGCGCTCGCCGGGGAACTGCGCGGCCAGCCGGGCGCGGCGCGCGGCGGTGAACGGCGCCACGTCCGCGGGCGCCGCGGTGCTCGCGGGGCGCTCCGCCCAGCCGGAGGTCACCCAGTCCAGGAACGCCGCCGAGGACGGGCGCTGGCTGCGGTTCTGGCCGCGGTCGGCGAGCGTCTGCTCCGACGGGGCGGCGGCGGGCGAGGTCTCGGGAGCGGGTTCGGTGGCCATGCCCTCCAGTCTGGCACCGGGCGCCCGGCGCCGGGGACGGCCCCGGGCCGCCGGTAGGCTTCCGCGGTGCGCATCGACCTCCACACCCACTCGACGGCCTCGGACGGCACCGAGCCGCCGGCGGGGGTGGTGGCGTCGGCGGCGGCCGCGGGGCTCGACGTCGTGGCGCTCACCGACCACGACACCACGGCCGGCTGGGCGGAGGCGTCAGGTGCCGCGCGGCGGCACGGGATCGCGCTCGTGCCCGGGACGGAGGTCTCGGCGCTGCGGGGAGGCGTCAGCATCCACCTGCTGTCCTACCTCCAGGACCCCGCGCACCCGGCGCTCGCCGGCGTGGTCGCGCGCACCCGGGAGGCCCGCCTGCACCGCGGGCGGGCGATCGTCGAGCGGCTGTCGCGCGACCTGCCGATCACCTGGGAGGACGTGCTCGCCCAGCAGGCGCCGGGCACGGTCGTCGGCCGCCCGCACATCGCGGACGCGCTCGTCGCGCTCGGGCTGGTGCCCGACCGGAGCGCGGCGTTCGCCGACCTGCTGTCGGCGCGCGGGCGCTACTACGTGCCGTACTACGCCCCCGAGGCCGTCGACGCGGTCGAGGCGGTCCGGGCGTCCGGCGGCGTCCCGGTGTTCGCGCACCCCGGGGCGGACGGCCGCGGGCGGATCGTGGCGGACGCCGTGATCGCCGAGCTCGCCGAGGCCGGGCTGGCGGGGCTCGAGGTGCACCACCGCGACCACGCTCCCGAGCAGCGCGCCCGCCTGACGGAGCTCGCTGACCGGCTCGGCCTGCTCGTCACCGGGTCGAGCGACTACCACGGGGCCGGCAAGGACAACCGCCTGGGCGAGAACACCACCGCCCCGGAGGTCCTCGCGGAGATCGAGCGCCAGGG
This is a stretch of genomic DNA from Cellulomonas sp. ES6. It encodes these proteins:
- a CDS encoding aminopeptidase P family protein; protein product: MATEPAPETSPAAAPSEQTLADRGQNRSQRPSSAAFLDWVTSGWAERPASTAAPADVAPFTAARRARLAAQFPGERLVVPAGAYKVRSNDTDYRFRPHSAFAHLTGLGGEQEPDAVLVLHPAADGEGDELPDGTRSTHRAVLYMRPLAGRDTEEFFSDSRYGEFWVGPRPTLEDMQTVTGIRTAHSDELRDALAKDVGTDGIRLLVVPEVDEAVEAVVEEIRAAEDAGERDAALVEALSELRLVKDEHEVGELRAAVAATVAGFEQVVRRLPEAVAHRRGERVIEGTFLSQARVEGNYVGYETIAAAGAHATTLHWTDNDGRVREGELVLIDAGVEVDSLYTADVTRTLPVTGTFTEAQRRVYQAVLDAADAAFAVAVPGNRFRDVHAAAMEVIAARLDEWGMLPVPAAESLAPEGQQHRRWMVHGTSHHLGLDVHDCAQARREMYLDAVIEPGMVFTIEPGLYFQSDDLRVPAELRGIGVRIEDDVLVTADGNENLSAALPRRPEDVEAWMAGLLGR
- a CDS encoding PHP domain-containing protein, with translation MRIDLHTHSTASDGTEPPAGVVASAAAAGLDVVALTDHDTTAGWAEASGAARRHGIALVPGTEVSALRGGVSIHLLSYLQDPAHPALAGVVARTREARLHRGRAIVERLSRDLPITWEDVLAQQAPGTVVGRPHIADALVALGLVPDRSAAFADLLSARGRYYVPYYAPEAVDAVEAVRASGGVPVFAHPGADGRGRIVADAVIAELAEAGLAGLEVHHRDHAPEQRARLTELADRLGLLVTGSSDYHGAGKDNRLGENTTAPEVLAEIERQGTTPVVRP